One Shewanella sp. MR-4 DNA window includes the following coding sequences:
- a CDS encoding DUF2955 domain-containing protein has protein sequence MHHADSAVLRISLGTALTVFVCFGLGLPMPHLGCIMAWVILCRPGEALSLKKGIIGGALLSLIMTAGVLLVPLLSYYTLAAVLLVALLLYFLMLMSVTGKGVLAMLLTMAITLIPVAGLIEQALALAIAQLIAIGVLIGTLVNGIAHALFPPAPLTAAKQPVLSPPEHPKRLALRATIIVIPVWLLALSDPAFYIPAVMKTVMLAQQSTLLNAKQAGKELVLSTLMGALLAFALWMGLSIWPSLLMLVLLLSLMTIWLAQRLIQLVPTGFPPSFWSNSWITALILFGPAIADSANGKDVWLAAAMRCGLYLLVAGYGWLCFMVLEQRWPAGRPAAESPVGE, from the coding sequence ATGCATCACGCCGACAGCGCAGTACTCAGAATTAGCCTTGGCACCGCATTAACTGTGTTTGTGTGTTTTGGTTTAGGGCTACCTATGCCACATCTTGGTTGTATTATGGCATGGGTCATTTTATGCCGCCCCGGCGAGGCGCTGAGTTTAAAAAAGGGCATTATCGGTGGCGCGCTCTTGTCGCTCATCATGACTGCCGGCGTATTGCTAGTTCCCCTATTGAGCTATTACACCTTAGCCGCAGTGCTTTTAGTGGCGTTACTACTGTACTTTTTGATGCTCATGTCGGTCACTGGTAAAGGCGTGCTAGCCATGTTACTGACGATGGCCATTACGCTCATTCCTGTGGCAGGGTTAATAGAGCAAGCATTAGCACTCGCTATCGCACAGTTGATTGCTATCGGGGTATTAATTGGCACTTTAGTCAATGGCATCGCCCATGCCCTTTTCCCCCCCGCCCCCTTAACAGCCGCAAAACAGCCTGTACTATCGCCTCCAGAACACCCCAAAAGACTGGCGCTACGCGCCACGATTATTGTCATCCCAGTGTGGTTACTCGCACTCAGCGATCCGGCGTTTTATATCCCCGCGGTGATGAAGACTGTGATGCTGGCACAACAAAGTACCCTACTGAACGCAAAGCAAGCGGGTAAGGAGTTGGTGCTATCCACCCTGATGGGCGCCCTACTGGCATTCGCGTTGTGGATGGGATTAAGCATTTGGCCTTCGCTCTTAATGCTTGTTCTGCTACTTAGCCTGATGACGATATGGCTAGCACAACGGTTGATCCAATTAGTCCCTACGGGCTTTCCTCCTTCGTTTTGGAGTAATAGTTGGATCACCGCCCTCATCTTATTTGGGCCTGCGATCGCCGATAGCGCGAATGGTAAAGATGTGTGGTTGGCCGCCGCGATGCGCTGTGGTCTGTATTTGTTAGTCGCTGGTTATGGTTGGCTTTGCTTTATGGTACTCGAGCAGCGATGGCCCGCTGGCCGGCCCGCCGCAGAATCCCCTGTTGGAGAATAA
- a CDS encoding HlyD family secretion protein produces the protein MTDSTPTPGKASKYATLGLLTSIVILLIWYLLADRMTPYSSQARVQAFVVPIATEVTGQILKVYVQDNQDVAEGDPLFDIDPEPYDIALAKAKSDYETVLNSVKANNEGVKAAEAKLQAMRASYSNAVKDAERQERLYRQDPGAISVRRLEIAQASRETASSQVSAAEADVRRAIEAAGVNGENNSQLLSARSAVHKAERDRQNTHVVAPSRGVITDLNTDVGQFINAGAPAMTLIAIHDVWISAELTENNLGNIQVGDSVAILLDSRPGQLFRGQIRSIGYGVDDGKKQAVGSLPTVSNSRDWLRQAQRFPVKVSFSSDDMPPAASLRVGGQADILVYTEEHSLMNPLGALYIRIMSLFSYLY, from the coding sequence ATGACTGACAGTACTCCAACGCCAGGAAAGGCCAGTAAATATGCCACCCTTGGTCTTCTGACAAGCATAGTAATCTTATTGATCTGGTATCTTTTGGCCGACAGAATGACCCCCTATAGCTCGCAGGCTAGGGTTCAAGCTTTTGTGGTGCCGATTGCGACTGAAGTCACAGGGCAGATCTTGAAAGTGTATGTACAAGATAATCAGGATGTTGCCGAGGGCGATCCCTTATTTGATATCGATCCTGAACCCTATGATATTGCGCTTGCTAAGGCAAAATCTGACTATGAGACAGTGCTAAATAGCGTTAAAGCCAATAACGAAGGTGTGAAAGCGGCAGAAGCAAAATTACAAGCCATGCGAGCCTCTTACAGTAATGCCGTTAAAGATGCAGAGCGGCAGGAGCGCCTCTATCGCCAAGACCCTGGCGCCATTTCGGTACGCCGACTCGAAATAGCACAGGCATCGCGAGAAACCGCCAGTAGCCAAGTTTCGGCAGCCGAAGCCGATGTCAGGCGTGCCATTGAGGCCGCGGGGGTCAATGGCGAAAACAACTCTCAACTATTAAGTGCCCGCTCGGCGGTGCACAAAGCCGAGCGCGATAGGCAAAATACCCATGTTGTCGCACCAAGTCGCGGCGTGATCACAGACTTAAATACCGATGTGGGGCAATTTATCAACGCTGGCGCGCCCGCAATGACCCTCATTGCCATTCACGATGTGTGGATTTCAGCAGAGTTAACCGAAAACAACCTAGGGAATATTCAAGTGGGTGACAGCGTCGCTATCTTGCTCGACAGCAGACCAGGACAGCTGTTTCGCGGACAAATACGCAGTATCGGCTATGGGGTAGACGATGGTAAAAAGCAGGCGGTGGGTTCACTGCCAACGGTCAGCAATAGCCGCGATTGGCTCAGGCAAGCACAACGATTCCCGGTAAAAGTGTCGTTCTCATCGGATGATATGCCGCCAGCGGCGAGCTTACGGGTTGGAGGTCAGGCGGATATTTTGGTGTATACCGAAGAACATAGCCTGATGAACCCACTCGGCGCCCTCTATATCCGGATCATGAGTCTCTTCTCATACCTGTATTGA
- a CDS encoding FAD-binding and (Fe-S)-binding domain-containing protein, with protein MSINYDAVYKELIQQLGESAVSNDPVRRFAWSTDASYFRIVPEIVVHADSLEQAKQTLAIARAHKVPVTFRAAGTSLSGQAIGEGILLILGHDGFRTIEISSDSNKITLGAAVIGADANAALKPLNKKIGPDPATLASAMVGGIVSNNASGMCCGTAQNSYQTIASAKLLFADGTELNTGCDKSKAAFTQSHGELLDSLASLAKLTRSNEVLAQRIRKKYSIKNTTGYSINALVDFEDPFDLINHLIVGAEGTLAFVEEVTYHTVDEAKFKASAMAVFFNMVDAASAIPPIIGDSVAAAELLDWASIKAVTGKKGMPDWLNELPEGAAILLIESRANDAQTLESYTQDVIAKLAHIKTERPISFSSDANVYSKYWAMRSGLFPIIGGERPKGSSVIIEDVAFNVEHLAAAAADLTELFHKHGYPEGVIYGHALAGNFHFIITPTFASQADIERFQGFMQDVAEMVIHKYDGSMKAEHGTGRAVAPFVEMEWGADAYTLMKRIKHIFDPEGLLNPGVILNDDSTVHVKNIKPCPVVDDFVDKCIECGFCEKTCPTSALNFSPRQRIATLREIERLEQSGDKAAADKMRADAKYDVIDTCAACQLCTIACPVDNSMGQLVRKLRTPYISTTEQKVLDFQAKHFGAVNQVISTGFDVLGVIHKITGDGITNALMKTGRLLSKEVPYWNPDFPKGGKLPKPSPAKAGQETVVYFPACGGRTFGPTPKDPDNRTLPEVVVTLLERAGYNVITPEKTRDLCCGQMWESKGDFKNADAKRQELIDVVSKMSHGGKIPVLVDALSCTYRTLTGNPQVQITDLVEFMHDKLLDKLSINKKVNVALHLGCSARKMKLEPKMQAIADACSSQVLKPAGIDCCGYAGEKGLYKPEINASALRNIKKLIPVEIKEGYYANRMCEVGLTQHSGISYRHLAYLLEECSR; from the coding sequence ATGTCTATTAATTATGACGCTGTTTATAAAGAGCTTATTCAACAACTCGGCGAATCTGCCGTCTCAAATGACCCTGTGCGCCGCTTTGCCTGGTCAACGGATGCCAGTTATTTCCGTATCGTACCTGAAATCGTGGTCCACGCAGATAGCCTCGAACAAGCGAAACAGACCTTAGCCATCGCCCGTGCCCATAAAGTGCCAGTGACATTCCGTGCGGCGGGGACCAGTTTATCTGGCCAAGCCATTGGCGAAGGGATTTTATTGATCTTGGGCCACGACGGTTTTAGAACCATAGAAATCAGTTCCGACAGCAATAAGATCACCTTAGGCGCGGCGGTGATTGGTGCCGATGCCAACGCGGCGCTCAAGCCTCTCAATAAGAAAATCGGTCCCGATCCGGCGACCCTTGCCTCAGCCATGGTCGGCGGTATTGTGTCTAACAACGCCTCGGGCATGTGCTGTGGTACGGCGCAAAACAGTTACCAGACCATCGCCTCGGCTAAGCTGCTATTTGCCGATGGTACCGAGCTCAACACAGGTTGCGATAAGTCTAAGGCCGCCTTTACCCAAAGCCACGGCGAGTTACTCGACTCACTGGCCTCACTGGCTAAATTAACCCGCAGCAATGAGGTGCTCGCGCAGCGTATTCGCAAAAAATACTCCATCAAAAACACCACGGGCTATAGCATTAATGCCCTAGTGGATTTTGAAGATCCGTTCGATCTGATTAACCATCTCATCGTCGGCGCCGAAGGTACCTTAGCCTTCGTCGAAGAAGTCACTTACCACACGGTCGATGAAGCCAAATTTAAAGCCTCGGCGATGGCGGTATTTTTCAACATGGTGGATGCGGCGAGTGCCATTCCACCGATTATTGGCGATAGCGTTGCCGCCGCCGAATTACTCGACTGGGCATCCATCAAGGCCGTCACCGGTAAAAAAGGCATGCCAGACTGGCTCAATGAGCTGCCAGAAGGCGCGGCCATCCTGTTGATTGAGTCCCGCGCTAACGATGCCCAAACCTTAGAAAGCTATACCCAAGATGTGATTGCCAAACTCGCGCACATCAAAACAGAGCGTCCGATTAGCTTCAGTAGCGATGCCAACGTGTACAGCAAATACTGGGCAATGCGCTCTGGCCTGTTCCCCATTATCGGTGGCGAGCGACCAAAGGGCAGCTCAGTCATCATCGAAGACGTGGCCTTTAACGTCGAACATTTAGCCGCGGCCGCCGCCGATTTAACCGAGCTATTCCATAAGCACGGCTATCCCGAAGGTGTAATATACGGCCATGCGCTGGCGGGTAACTTCCACTTTATTATCACCCCGACCTTCGCCTCCCAAGCCGACATCGAGCGCTTCCAAGGCTTTATGCAGGATGTGGCCGAGATGGTGATCCATAAATACGATGGTTCGATGAAGGCCGAGCATGGTACTGGCCGCGCCGTTGCGCCTTTCGTTGAAATGGAATGGGGCGCCGATGCTTACACCCTCATGAAACGCATCAAGCATATCTTCGACCCAGAAGGCCTGCTCAACCCCGGCGTTATCTTAAACGACGACAGCACAGTGCACGTGAAAAACATCAAGCCTTGCCCTGTGGTCGATGATTTTGTCGATAAGTGTATCGAGTGTGGTTTCTGCGAAAAGACCTGCCCGACTTCGGCGCTGAACTTCTCGCCACGTCAGCGGATCGCCACCCTGCGTGAAATCGAGCGCTTAGAGCAATCTGGCGATAAAGCCGCCGCCGATAAAATGCGTGCCGATGCCAAGTATGATGTGATTGATACCTGCGCGGCTTGCCAGCTCTGTACTATCGCCTGCCCAGTCGATAACAGCATGGGTCAGTTAGTTCGTAAACTACGCACGCCCTATATCAGCACCACTGAGCAAAAAGTGTTGGATTTCCAAGCCAAACACTTTGGCGCCGTCAACCAAGTGATCAGCACAGGCTTTGACGTGTTGGGAGTCATCCATAAGATCACCGGCGATGGTATCACCAACGCGCTGATGAAAACTGGCCGTTTACTCTCCAAAGAAGTGCCCTATTGGAATCCAGACTTTCCTAAAGGTGGCAAACTGCCTAAACCGTCCCCCGCAAAAGCGGGCCAAGAAACCGTGGTTTACTTCCCTGCCTGCGGTGGTCGCACCTTTGGGCCAACGCCAAAGGATCCCGATAATCGCACTTTGCCAGAGGTGGTTGTCACCCTGCTCGAGCGCGCGGGCTATAACGTTATTACCCCAGAGAAGACCCGCGATTTATGCTGCGGCCAGATGTGGGAATCTAAGGGCGACTTTAAAAACGCCGACGCCAAACGCCAAGAGCTTATCGATGTGGTCAGCAAGATGAGTCATGGCGGCAAAATCCCAGTATTAGTCGATGCTCTGTCTTGTACCTATCGTACCCTCACGGGTAACCCTCAGGTGCAAATCACTGACTTGGTTGAGTTTATGCACGACAAGCTGCTGGATAAGCTGAGCATCAACAAAAAGGTCAATGTAGCTCTGCACTTAGGTTGTAGCGCTCGTAAGATGAAGTTAGAGCCTAAGATGCAAGCCATTGCCGATGCTTGTTCGAGCCAAGTGCTCAAACCTGCGGGCATTGACTGCTGCGGTTACGCCGGTGAAAAAGGCCTGTATAAGCCAGAAATCAACGCCAGCGCCCTGCGTAATATCAAAAAGCTCATTCCAGTCGAGATTAAGGAAGGCTATTACGCCAACCGTATGTGTGAAGTCGGCTTAACGCAGCACAGTGGCATTTCCTACCGCCACTTAGCGTATTTGCTCGAAGAGTGCAGCCGCTAA
- a CDS encoding AI-2E family transporter: MENNELIAIENRIVTKFLDMFIKFGMLLALASFCYTIFSPFLNIMLWAVILAVVIYPFHQRIAKRLNDKQGRAATLLIVVGLMVLVLPTITMVSSMTDNMGSLVERVNQNTLEVPAPKESIANIPFVGAKIYDVWQKASTDLPSLVKSLQPHLGEVTKQVIHALASISGSLLMSMFSFIIAGIMMAYGRAGAQSSARIATRIAGPERGAKLINICSTTIRAVALGVIGVAFIQALLVGIVMTLAGIPLVGIFFILVLVLGIAQVPALLVTLPAIAYIWMTGDNGTVGSIIYTVLLILAGAVDNVLKPILLGRGVDAPMPVVLIGALGGMATSGILGMFIGATLLSIGYRIFMAWVDEGLEEPLREQDDN, from the coding sequence ATGGAAAACAACGAATTAATCGCGATTGAAAATCGTATCGTCACTAAGTTTTTGGACATGTTTATTAAGTTTGGCATGCTCCTAGCGCTAGCGTCCTTCTGCTACACCATCTTCTCCCCGTTTTTAAATATAATGCTCTGGGCTGTCATTTTAGCCGTGGTCATTTATCCCTTTCATCAACGTATCGCCAAGCGACTTAATGATAAGCAGGGCCGAGCCGCTACTTTATTGATTGTAGTAGGGTTAATGGTATTAGTTTTACCTACCATTACTATGGTTAGTTCCATGACCGATAATATGGGTAGCTTGGTTGAACGCGTCAATCAAAACACCCTTGAAGTCCCCGCACCAAAGGAAAGCATTGCCAATATTCCCTTTGTTGGAGCAAAAATTTATGACGTTTGGCAGAAAGCATCGACCGATTTACCCTCGTTAGTCAAAAGTTTACAACCGCACTTAGGCGAAGTAACAAAGCAAGTCATTCATGCATTGGCGAGCATCAGTGGCAGTTTATTGATGAGCATGTTTTCCTTCATCATCGCTGGCATCATGATGGCGTATGGCCGCGCTGGTGCACAAAGTTCTGCTCGTATCGCCACTCGGATTGCTGGCCCTGAGCGCGGTGCAAAACTGATCAACATATGTTCGACAACCATTCGCGCCGTGGCCCTTGGTGTCATAGGTGTTGCCTTTATTCAGGCATTGCTGGTCGGTATTGTTATGACCCTTGCTGGTATCCCTTTGGTGGGTATCTTCTTTATCTTGGTCTTGGTATTAGGGATTGCACAAGTTCCCGCGCTATTAGTGACTCTTCCAGCGATAGCTTATATCTGGATGACTGGCGACAACGGCACGGTAGGCAGCATTATCTATACAGTGTTGCTGATTCTTGCGGGTGCGGTGGATAACGTGCTCAAACCCATACTGTTGGGCCGCGGAGTCGATGCCCCCATGCCTGTCGTTCTGATAGGAGCCCTCGGTGGTATGGCTACCAGCGGGATCTTAGGGATGTTTATCGGCGCTACGCTCCTGTCTATCGGCTATCGCATCTTTATGGCTTGGGTGGACGAAGGTCTCGAAGAGCCGTTGAGAGAGCAAGATGATAATTGA
- a CDS encoding (Fe-S)-binding protein translates to MKIALFIPCLVNQMMPDVAIATLELLEKLGHQVILPAGQTCCGQPMTNSGCFDAARSTTLKLLNAFKGVECDAIVCPAASCLVAAKENFHEFDSSPEAQAVIDKLYELTEFLHDVAPIPAFNKPFAHKISLQLSCHGIRMLSLATPSEQMGPRFNKVEAVLANIAGIDIVYPDRRDECCGFGGTFAVDEGAVSAKMGKDKAQAHAATGAQYVVGFDPSCLLHLDGMIRRQQLPIEIRHIAQVLNAAL, encoded by the coding sequence ATGAAAATCGCTCTTTTCATCCCGTGTCTAGTTAACCAAATGATGCCAGATGTGGCGATTGCCACTCTGGAATTACTCGAAAAACTGGGACACCAAGTGATTCTACCCGCAGGCCAAACATGCTGTGGCCAACCTATGACCAACTCGGGTTGCTTCGATGCAGCACGCAGTACTACCTTGAAATTACTTAATGCTTTCAAGGGTGTGGAATGTGATGCCATTGTTTGCCCTGCCGCGTCTTGTTTAGTGGCCGCCAAAGAAAACTTCCACGAGTTTGACAGCAGCCCAGAAGCCCAAGCCGTTATCGACAAACTCTATGAGCTGACCGAGTTCCTCCACGATGTCGCCCCAATCCCTGCCTTCAACAAGCCTTTTGCCCATAAGATCAGCCTGCAACTAAGCTGTCACGGCATTCGTATGTTGAGCCTTGCCACGCCAAGTGAGCAAATGGGCCCACGATTCAACAAGGTAGAAGCTGTGCTCGCCAATATCGCCGGAATCGACATTGTCTATCCAGACCGTCGCGACGAATGCTGTGGCTTTGGTGGGACTTTTGCCGTTGACGAAGGCGCCGTATCGGCCAAGATGGGTAAAGACAAGGCCCAAGCCCACGCGGCAACGGGCGCGCAATATGTGGTTGGCTTCGACCCTTCTTGCCTATTGCACCTCGATGGCATGATCCGCAGACAACAATTGCCGATTGAAATTCGCCACATAGCGCAAGTGCTTAACGCCGCGCTCTAG
- a CDS encoding lactate utilization protein B, which produces MAYQHNHEATGSQVHAHKADIFCRDETRVDWHSKALWVLREKRDRAAGSLPEWEQLRQLGSEIKLHTLTNLAQYLETFEQNCLTNGIKVHWAKDGAEHNRIVHGILASHQVKKLVKSKSMLTEECHLNPYLEQHGIEVIDTDLGERIIQLAKMPPSHIVVPAIHMKKEEVGDLFHEKLGTKAGESDPLYLTRAARAHLREQFLSADAAMTGVNMAIADKGAVVVCTNEGNADMGANLPKLQLHSMGIDKIVPDIDSAAVLLRTLARNATGQPVTTYSAFYRGPQVDGEMHVIIVDNGRTEMLKDKILAESLKCIRCGGCLNTCPVYRRSGGYSYNYTIPGPIGIAVGAKSDDTNSIAWACTLCGSCTYVCPTKVPLDKIIFHHRRLKAEAGKLPYGKNSYMPLVGKFMASPTMLNCSMGAARTALRILPGSLLKPFSGAWGKYRELPVAPNSSFEAWFKKHRSL; this is translated from the coding sequence ATGGCATATCAACATAATCACGAGGCAACGGGTTCACAGGTTCACGCCCACAAGGCCGATATTTTCTGCCGTGATGAAACCCGTGTTGACTGGCACTCTAAGGCCCTTTGGGTGCTGCGGGAAAAACGTGACCGCGCCGCAGGCAGCTTACCCGAGTGGGAACAACTGCGTCAGTTAGGCTCCGAAATCAAACTGCATACCTTAACTAATCTTGCGCAATATCTTGAAACCTTTGAGCAAAATTGCCTAACAAACGGTATCAAAGTCCACTGGGCAAAAGATGGCGCCGAGCACAACCGTATCGTACACGGCATCTTAGCCAGCCATCAGGTGAAGAAGTTAGTTAAGTCAAAATCCATGCTGACCGAGGAATGTCACCTCAATCCTTACTTAGAGCAACACGGGATTGAAGTTATCGACACCGACTTGGGCGAGCGGATTATTCAGCTCGCGAAAATGCCGCCTTCGCACATTGTGGTGCCTGCTATCCACATGAAAAAAGAAGAAGTCGGTGACCTCTTCCATGAGAAACTTGGCACTAAAGCGGGCGAGTCCGATCCACTTTATTTGACCCGCGCCGCCCGTGCTCACCTGCGTGAACAATTCCTCAGCGCCGATGCCGCCATGACAGGGGTAAACATGGCAATTGCCGATAAGGGCGCCGTGGTCGTTTGTACCAACGAAGGTAACGCCGACATGGGGGCGAACTTGCCCAAGTTGCAGTTGCATTCAATGGGTATCGACAAAATTGTCCCCGATATCGACAGCGCTGCCGTGTTACTGCGCACCCTCGCCCGTAACGCAACTGGTCAACCCGTCACCACCTATAGCGCCTTCTACCGTGGCCCACAGGTCGATGGTGAGATGCACGTCATCATCGTCGATAACGGCCGCACTGAGATGCTCAAGGATAAAATCCTTGCCGAATCTTTAAAATGTATTCGTTGTGGCGGTTGTCTAAATACTTGTCCTGTGTATCGCCGCTCCGGTGGTTACAGCTACAACTACACCATCCCCGGCCCGATTGGGATTGCCGTAGGTGCCAAGAGCGATGACACTAACTCCATCGCTTGGGCTTGTACCCTGTGTGGTAGCTGTACCTATGTCTGCCCGACTAAGGTGCCGCTTGATAAGATTATTTTCCACCACAGACGCCTAAAGGCCGAAGCCGGAAAACTCCCTTACGGCAAAAACAGTTATATGCCATTAGTGGGTAAATTTATGGCAAGCCCGACTATGCTCAATTGCTCAATGGGCGCGGCCCGTACCGCACTGCGCATTCTGCCGGGCAGTCTACTCAAGCCATTTAGCGGCGCTTGGGGTAAATACCGTGAACTACCCGTTGCCCCCAACTCCAGCTTCGAAGCTTGGTTTAAGAAACACAGGAGCCTATAA
- a CDS encoding efflux transporter outer membrane subunit, giving the protein MIIDRLVPRLVIGGACALLSGCTVLGPDYQQPEVPEIQTWQSASSQLFSAAPSASDYQQWWSQLQDPVLSSLIDEALLKNPDVRIAGLRILEAQAQLGIAESLRNPQLTQATAQWLGAGQTQSGNSTSGSSYGAAFNLGWELDFWGKFQRGIESADANYFATIAQYDDVQVLMIAQVAQLYVTIRTLEARLQIAHDNAQIQKRSLEITQHQFHSGNTAELDVQQAKTQYLGTLSTIPTLETNLRHSQNALSTLLARAPGPLPEMASNTGVIPQGQLALVTEMPADLLRRRPDVRTAERQLATQSGQIGIAESDLYPSITLAGTLGLNATGSGHSIFSWGVGPSISWNILDSGRLTNQILVQDARFEQLHEVYRETVFKAAREVDDAAIAFANSATEITLLTQTGEAASRSLEIANTQYREGMADFQRVLDSQRALFSQQERLVNSRGAHIGNLITLYKALGGGWEQGRQRPLVSPEVDKKLRKRDEWLPLLDVVKPKAGTPADPQPTSTIQKGIVND; this is encoded by the coding sequence ATGATAATTGATCGTTTGGTTCCCCGCTTAGTGATTGGCGGGGCTTGCGCTCTGCTCAGCGGCTGTACCGTGCTAGGCCCAGACTATCAACAGCCAGAAGTGCCAGAGATCCAAACCTGGCAGAGCGCCAGTTCGCAGTTATTTAGCGCGGCGCCATCGGCCAGCGATTATCAGCAATGGTGGTCGCAACTTCAGGATCCTGTGCTCAGCAGCTTGATTGACGAGGCATTGCTGAAAAATCCGGATGTGCGGATTGCAGGCTTGCGGATACTCGAAGCGCAAGCACAATTAGGGATAGCCGAGAGTCTGCGCAATCCTCAGTTAACCCAAGCCACTGCCCAATGGCTTGGCGCAGGTCAAACCCAAAGCGGCAACAGCACCTCGGGCAGCAGTTACGGCGCAGCATTCAATCTTGGCTGGGAACTCGATTTTTGGGGTAAATTCCAGCGAGGTATCGAATCGGCCGATGCAAACTACTTTGCCACTATCGCCCAATATGATGATGTGCAAGTGTTGATGATTGCTCAAGTGGCACAGCTGTACGTCACCATTCGCACCCTAGAGGCGCGGCTGCAAATTGCCCATGATAATGCCCAAATCCAAAAACGTAGTTTAGAAATCACTCAGCACCAGTTTCACAGCGGCAACACCGCCGAGCTGGACGTGCAACAGGCTAAGACCCAGTATTTAGGCACTCTTTCGACGATTCCGACATTAGAGACGAATCTGCGCCACAGCCAAAATGCCCTCAGCACACTACTGGCCAGAGCGCCGGGGCCACTTCCCGAAATGGCGAGCAATACCGGCGTGATCCCACAGGGGCAATTGGCATTAGTCACTGAGATGCCTGCCGATTTATTACGACGGCGCCCTGATGTACGCACCGCCGAGCGCCAGCTCGCGACCCAATCAGGGCAGATTGGGATTGCCGAGAGCGATTTGTATCCCTCTATCACCTTGGCTGGCACGCTAGGATTAAATGCCACGGGCAGCGGCCACAGTATTTTCTCTTGGGGTGTGGGGCCATCGATTAGCTGGAATATCCTCGACAGCGGTCGGTTGACCAATCAAATCTTGGTGCAAGATGCACGCTTTGAGCAATTACACGAAGTCTACCGTGAGACAGTGTTTAAAGCGGCGCGGGAAGTCGATGATGCCGCCATTGCCTTTGCCAATAGCGCAACGGAAATTACTTTACTAACGCAAACAGGTGAAGCCGCGAGTCGCTCACTCGAGATTGCCAACACTCAATATCGTGAAGGCATGGCAGATTTCCAGCGTGTGCTCGATTCTCAACGCGCCCTCTTTAGCCAACAAGAACGGCTCGTAAACAGTCGCGGCGCCCATATTGGCAATCTCATCACCCTTTACAAAGCGCTCGGCGGTGGATGGGAGCAAGGGCGACAACGCCCATTAGTGAGTCCAGAGGTAGATAAAAAGCTTCGTAAGCGTGATGAATGGCTGCCGTTACTAGATGTAGTTAAGCCCAAAGCGGGTACTCCAGCAGATCCTCAGCCAACATCGACTATTCAAAAGGGAATTGTGAATGACTGA
- a CDS encoding LutC/YkgG family protein: MSSKHEILNALKLSALTNHPMPSIDVTPRVEDLVGQFETNLKTVAGTLHREGGLAALQAKVDELVAQGLQVISLVEGVTANREVPPTAHELRDIDYAVIPGDVGVAENGAIWVNNKNLGHRVTPFICENLILALPSTKIVPNMHQAAKDITLDAGEFGVFIAGPSKTADIEQALVVGAHGACSLNVYLV, encoded by the coding sequence ATGTCCAGTAAGCACGAAATTCTCAATGCGCTCAAACTGTCGGCTTTAACAAACCATCCTATGCCAAGCATCGATGTCACCCCGCGGGTGGAAGATCTGGTAGGTCAGTTTGAAACCAATCTAAAAACCGTGGCCGGCACACTGCACCGCGAAGGCGGCCTAGCCGCACTGCAAGCCAAAGTGGATGAGCTTGTCGCCCAAGGCTTGCAGGTCATCTCACTGGTTGAAGGCGTCACGGCAAATCGTGAAGTACCACCAACGGCACACGAGCTCAGGGATATCGATTATGCAGTGATCCCAGGAGACGTTGGCGTTGCCGAAAATGGTGCCATTTGGGTCAACAACAAGAACTTAGGCCACAGAGTAACACCTTTTATCTGTGAAAACCTGATCTTAGCGCTACCTAGCACTAAGATTGTGCCGAACATGCATCAAGCAGCCAAGGACATTACCTTAGATGCGGGTGAGTTTGGCGTCTTTATCGCAGGCCCTTCAAAAACCGCCGATATCGAGCAAGCCCTCGTCGTCGGTGCCCACGGTGCCTGTAGCTTAAATGTGTATCTGGTTTAA
- a CDS encoding DUF1428 domain-containing protein: MSYVDGFVVAVPTANKELYMAHIEIAAEMFKDFGALKVVETWGSEVPDGEVTSFPMAVKAQDNETVVFSWIIWPSKEVRDSAWQRIMDDPRMSPENNPMPFDGKRIIYGGFDVILDK, from the coding sequence ATGTCATATGTCGATGGATTTGTAGTGGCAGTACCAACAGCGAATAAAGAGCTGTACATGGCACACATTGAAATAGCAGCAGAAATGTTCAAAGATTTTGGAGCCTTAAAGGTTGTGGAAACTTGGGGAAGTGAAGTCCCAGATGGTGAAGTAACATCATTTCCAATGGCAGTTAAAGCTCAAGACAACGAAACCGTCGTGTTCTCTTGGATTATCTGGCCTTCAAAAGAAGTCCGTGACTCTGCTTGGCAACGCATAATGGATGACCCTCGAATGAGCCCCGAAAATAACCCCATGCCATTTGATGGTAAGCGCATCATTTATGGCGGTTTTGATGTGATTTTGGACAAATAG